A genomic stretch from Telmatocola sphagniphila includes:
- a CDS encoding AAA family ATPase has product MATTEKAPDGQIAKEIAAIYERMTAQIGQVIVGQQQVIEQMLIAMFSRGHCLLVGVPGLAKTLLVSTVARVMHLSFKRIQFTPDLMPADITGTEILQEDPETGKRKFDFLAGPVFANLILADEINRTPPKTQAALLEAMQEHSVTAGGRTHALPTPFFVLATQNPIEQEGTYPLPEAQQDRFMFSVKVDYPTRSEEIQIMKSTTALEKPKVEVIVDAKQIIRYQDYVRQVVVGDHIFNYAAEIVRSTRPKEVGSTKFVQEHLTWGAGPRASQFLILGGKARAILRGRHHVTTEDIREMAYPVLRHRIMPSFQAEADGISTDMIIKRILENTPLPQEEAANRLRKSSA; this is encoded by the coding sequence ATGGCGACGACAGAAAAAGCTCCGGACGGCCAGATTGCCAAGGAAATTGCCGCGATTTACGAGCGGATGACCGCCCAGATCGGTCAGGTGATCGTCGGGCAGCAGCAAGTCATCGAACAAATGCTGATCGCCATGTTCAGCCGCGGGCACTGCCTGCTGGTCGGGGTGCCCGGCCTGGCCAAAACCCTGCTCGTCAGCACCGTCGCCCGGGTCATGCACCTTTCCTTTAAACGAATCCAGTTTACGCCCGATTTGATGCCCGCCGACATAACCGGCACCGAAATCCTTCAGGAAGATCCCGAAACCGGCAAGCGGAAGTTCGACTTCCTGGCCGGTCCGGTCTTCGCCAACCTGATCCTGGCCGATGAGATCAACCGGACGCCCCCGAAAACGCAGGCTGCTTTGCTGGAAGCGATGCAGGAGCATAGTGTTACGGCTGGCGGTCGGACTCACGCACTGCCAACTCCGTTTTTTGTCCTGGCCACCCAGAACCCGATCGAACAGGAAGGAACCTACCCGCTGCCGGAAGCCCAGCAGGATCGCTTCATGTTCTCCGTGAAGGTCGACTACCCGACCCGTTCGGAAGAAATCCAGATCATGAAGTCGACCACGGCTTTGGAGAAGCCCAAGGTCGAAGTGATTGTGGATGCCAAACAGATTATCCGTTATCAGGATTACGTGCGGCAGGTCGTTGTCGGCGATCACATCTTCAACTACGCGGCCGAGATCGTTCGCTCCACCCGGCCCAAGGAAGTCGGCTCCACTAAATTCGTGCAGGAACATCTCACCTGGGGGGCCGGCCCGCGAGCCAGCCAGTTTTTGATCCTCGGCGGCAAAGCCCGGGCCATTCTGCGCGGTCGGCACCATGTCACCACGGAGGACATTCGCGAAATGGCCTATCCGGTACTACGGCATCGCATCATGCCGAGCTTCCAGGCCGAGGCCGATGGCATTTCAACGGATATGATCATTAAACGAATTCTGGAAAACACCCCGTTGCCCCAGGAAGAGGCGGCCAATCGGCTGCGGAAATCGAGCGCATGA
- a CDS encoding lipoate--protein ligase family protein, which yields MKQGECKSPGGKLVSVHLEVLENKLKNVSFSGDFFVHPEAAAKTSLENVSRALEGYWADADVAALAARIRAALPVEVELLGTSSEAMAIAIRRAVGDLAVNLELPLPRIGAFTADEIRDLTERWKSQSWKLIPEQALSPELNVALDEILLEEVIAGHRPPTLRFWRWNAPAVIIGRSQSPSNEVDLDYVEREKIRLVRRMTGGGAMFLQPHGAITYSLYLPETLLSGLSIRQSYEICEAWLIAGLRNLGVDAHHVPINDIACSDGKIGGAAQCRRGGHVLHHTTLAYDMDPGEMLRVLRISREKLSDKKGVSSASKRVSPLKRQTGLERGEIAERLFAFFQTQFGGTLDAITQNEFGLAESKVAAKYGTQDWTFDIN from the coding sequence TTGAAGCAGGGCGAGTGCAAAAGTCCGGGTGGTAAGTTGGTTTCCGTTCATCTCGAAGTCTTGGAGAACAAGCTCAAAAACGTGAGTTTTTCGGGGGATTTTTTCGTTCATCCGGAAGCGGCGGCGAAAACGAGCCTCGAAAATGTCTCGCGAGCTCTCGAGGGATACTGGGCGGATGCCGATGTGGCGGCGCTGGCCGCCCGCATAAGGGCCGCGTTACCCGTCGAGGTAGAACTGCTAGGCACCTCGTCGGAAGCGATGGCGATCGCCATCCGCCGGGCTGTAGGCGATCTAGCGGTAAATCTCGAATTACCGCTGCCTCGCATCGGGGCGTTTACAGCGGATGAGATTCGCGATTTAACCGAGCGTTGGAAATCCCAGTCCTGGAAATTGATTCCCGAACAAGCCCTCAGTCCCGAACTCAACGTGGCCCTGGATGAAATTCTGCTGGAAGAAGTGATCGCCGGGCATCGCCCCCCCACTTTGCGCTTCTGGCGCTGGAATGCCCCGGCCGTGATTATCGGTCGTTCGCAATCGCCGAGCAACGAAGTCGATCTGGATTATGTGGAACGGGAAAAAATCCGTCTCGTCCGTCGCATGACCGGCGGCGGAGCGATGTTTCTTCAGCCGCACGGGGCCATCACGTATTCGCTCTATCTGCCTGAAACACTTTTAAGCGGCTTATCCATTCGCCAGTCTTACGAAATTTGCGAAGCCTGGCTGATTGCCGGATTGAGAAATCTCGGGGTAGATGCCCACCATGTACCGATCAACGATATCGCTTGTTCGGACGGCAAAATCGGCGGTGCGGCCCAGTGCCGTCGCGGCGGTCACGTTCTGCATCACACCACGCTCGCTTACGACATGGACCCGGGAGAAATGCTCCGGGTGCTTCGAATCAGCCGGGAGAAACTCTCGGATAAAAAGGGGGTTTCCAGCGCCTCTAAGCGAGTCAGCCCTTTGAAACGGCAAACCGGGTTAGAACGCGGTGAAATTGCGGAGAGGCTGTTCGCTTTTTTTCAGACGCAGTTTGGCGGCACGCTGGATGCCATCACTCAGAATGAGTTTGGTCTGGCTGAGAGCAAGGTTGCCGCGAAGTATGGGACCCAAGACTGGACTTTCGATATCAACTGA
- a CDS encoding c-type cytochrome domain-containing protein gives MLTRFFLYSMVLALLSNPSVRAADASDKEISKILNTHCHRCHGQNGSIEGGMNYITDLNRLLQKRLIVAGKPEESPLLKRMVKGEMPPGDEVPRPSPAEIEKLRKWIAEGAKLENSSAAAPWIAPLQELQWIQDDLLKIESRSRKFQRYISFTAISNAGANEDELKTYQNALSKLINSLSWHPEIRIPQKVDARGTLYRIDLRWYLWDAVLWNRILQDYPYGIQTDSFLERVIASLSSSRLPVIRGDWLIATASRPQLYQDILRLPAALPELERQLRVESEIDIQQDRVIRVAFNGSGISKNNRILERHVGSTGYYWRTYDFEEVPQNLVDRGNLLPDRRNVFAYPLGPGNLVEQFQHAGGEAIFRLPNGLQAYFIMNAVNNRLDKAPVAIVSDPKRPDRAVELGISCMGCHITGILPKADQMHDHLLKNARAFKKGDLETALSLYPDKERSLKQMEQDSQQFQKALAMTGTPKSKNEPIIALTQRYEGDLTAIQAAAELGLPFEEMQNRLANLHDLNRNVGALRVSGGVIPRQVWLQAYPDLVTGLQVGHIFQANRDSGRLPDNTGDVDPLENISGTANAMVFTGDGRTAFLASGDKTIRVMDVEGQRDGKRFIGHSAAVWAIDLSANEEWLVSGSADRSVRVWERKIFEEKIRFEGHDSTVTQVKFGPSGTIFSAGMDGKLLAWERKNPKEYFRKWDFGLPISFFALDSAGDKLAVGFDSKVQILDIGTQKILSELLPGGGTIRGIIFLNDQELVLAGEKGTVQRWNFVSKNKSNEWQTGHGILTFLAVSADKKRFLTAGSDNKISVWNFGNAKPHKTFGPLPQSVAGIFCTSSNKQIIAGTKEAGFKFWKND, from the coding sequence ATGTTGACCCGATTTTTCCTCTATTCTATGGTCCTGGCCCTGCTTTCGAACCCCTCGGTCCGAGCAGCAGACGCCTCGGATAAAGAAATATCCAAGATTCTGAATACCCACTGCCACCGCTGCCATGGCCAGAACGGCTCGATCGAAGGCGGAATGAATTACATCACCGATCTCAATCGGCTCTTGCAAAAACGGCTGATTGTGGCCGGCAAACCTGAGGAATCGCCTCTTTTAAAGAGAATGGTCAAAGGGGAAATGCCCCCGGGCGATGAAGTGCCTCGCCCTTCGCCGGCTGAGATAGAAAAACTTCGCAAGTGGATAGCCGAAGGGGCCAAGCTGGAAAACTCTTCCGCGGCCGCCCCTTGGATCGCGCCGTTACAGGAACTGCAGTGGATTCAGGACGATCTGCTGAAAATCGAGTCCCGTTCTCGAAAATTCCAACGCTACATCAGCTTCACGGCCATTTCGAATGCCGGAGCGAACGAAGACGAGTTGAAGACCTATCAGAATGCTCTTTCGAAGTTGATCAATTCGCTTTCCTGGCATCCGGAGATTCGAATTCCCCAGAAGGTCGATGCCCGGGGTACGCTTTATCGCATCGATCTCCGCTGGTATCTCTGGGATGCGGTTCTCTGGAATCGAATTCTCCAGGATTACCCTTATGGCATACAAACCGACAGCTTCCTGGAACGCGTTATTGCCAGCCTCTCGTCCAGTCGGCTTCCCGTGATTCGCGGGGACTGGTTGATTGCCACGGCGAGCCGGCCACAGTTGTATCAGGATATTTTGCGCCTGCCAGCCGCGTTACCGGAGTTGGAACGACAACTCCGCGTGGAATCGGAAATTGACATCCAACAGGACCGCGTGATTCGTGTGGCATTCAACGGATCGGGCATCTCTAAAAACAATCGCATACTCGAACGGCACGTCGGCTCGACGGGATATTATTGGCGAACGTATGATTTCGAGGAAGTTCCCCAGAATCTGGTGGATCGCGGCAATCTCCTCCCCGATCGCCGCAATGTGTTTGCCTATCCCCTGGGGCCGGGAAATCTGGTCGAGCAGTTCCAGCACGCGGGCGGAGAGGCCATTTTTCGACTGCCCAACGGTTTACAGGCCTACTTCATCATGAACGCCGTGAATAACCGCCTGGATAAAGCGCCGGTGGCAATCGTCAGCGATCCGAAACGACCCGACCGGGCCGTGGAGCTGGGCATCTCCTGCATGGGCTGTCATATCACCGGGATTCTGCCCAAGGCCGATCAGATGCACGATCATCTTTTGAAAAATGCCCGGGCTTTCAAAAAAGGGGATCTGGAGACCGCTCTATCGCTTTACCCGGATAAAGAACGGAGTTTGAAACAGATGGAGCAGGACAGTCAGCAGTTTCAAAAAGCGCTGGCAATGACCGGTACGCCGAAATCGAAAAATGAACCCATCATCGCACTTACGCAGCGTTACGAGGGAGATCTGACGGCCATCCAGGCCGCGGCCGAATTGGGTTTACCTTTCGAAGAGATGCAAAATCGTCTGGCAAATCTCCACGACTTGAATCGCAATGTGGGGGCACTTCGCGTGTCCGGAGGTGTGATTCCTCGCCAGGTCTGGCTTCAAGCCTATCCGGATCTGGTCACGGGCCTCCAGGTAGGCCATATTTTCCAGGCGAACCGGGATAGTGGCCGCTTGCCCGACAACACCGGGGATGTCGATCCTTTGGAAAATATTTCGGGAACGGCGAACGCGATGGTTTTTACCGGCGATGGTCGGACAGCCTTTCTGGCTTCCGGCGACAAAACGATTCGAGTGATGGATGTGGAAGGCCAAAGAGACGGGAAAAGATTCATCGGGCACTCCGCGGCGGTGTGGGCGATTGACCTCTCAGCGAACGAAGAATGGCTGGTTTCGGGGTCTGCTGACCGCTCGGTAAGAGTTTGGGAACGAAAAATATTCGAGGAAAAAATTCGCTTTGAAGGTCACGACAGTACTGTCACGCAGGTGAAATTTGGACCTTCGGGGACAATTTTCTCAGCCGGGATGGATGGAAAACTGCTCGCCTGGGAGAGAAAAAATCCGAAAGAATATTTTCGAAAATGGGATTTTGGCCTGCCGATCTCCTTTTTTGCCCTAGATTCAGCGGGCGACAAATTAGCCGTTGGGTTCGATTCGAAAGTCCAAATTCTTGATATCGGTACCCAAAAAATTCTTTCGGAACTGCTTCCAGGCGGGGGAACTATTCGCGGAATTATTTTTTTAAACGACCAGGAATTGGTGCTGGCGGGGGAAAAAGGAACCGTTCAGCGGTGGAATTTTGTTTCAAAAAATAAATCTAATGAGTGGCAGACCGGCCATGGAATTCTGACTTTCCTGGCCGTCTCAGCGGACAAAAAACGATTTCTGACTGCGGGATCCGATAACAAAATATCCGTTTGGAACTTCGGGAACGCCAAACCGCACAAAACATTTGGCCCTTTACCACAATCGGTAGCCGGAATTTTTTGTACCTCGAGCAACAAACAAATTATTGCGGGGACAAAAGAGGCGGGATTTAAATTCTGGAAGAATGATTGA
- a CDS encoding DUF58 domain-containing protein has translation MSSVFDPTELKRFGGLALQARQVVEGFLTGSHRSPYKGASIEFAEHRQYSPGDEIRHIDWRAYGKTDKYFVKEYEEETNLRAWLVVDASGSMKYRGKSPLSKWEFAQQAAAALSYLLLHQMDAVGLILHDSTIGSVLPTKAQPRQLLRICKMLESVTPQRDTGLSLVWTEIAKRYLRSRSIVILITDIFDDAAQVHRALQQFRYQNQEVILLQILAPEEVEFPFTRPSEFRSLEGKDLQRIQPRQLRDEYLRRLQEHTDEIKRITRQLRIDYLRMRTDEPMDRLLGAFLRRRHGQRG, from the coding sequence ATGAGCAGCGTCTTCGATCCCACCGAACTGAAACGCTTTGGCGGCCTGGCTTTACAGGCTCGCCAAGTCGTCGAAGGTTTTCTGACCGGTTCGCATCGCAGTCCCTACAAGGGGGCTTCGATTGAATTCGCCGAGCATCGCCAGTATTCCCCGGGGGACGAGATCCGTCACATCGACTGGCGCGCTTACGGCAAAACCGACAAATATTTCGTCAAAGAGTACGAGGAAGAGACCAATCTCCGCGCGTGGCTAGTGGTCGATGCCAGCGGTTCGATGAAATATCGGGGGAAAAGCCCGCTCAGCAAGTGGGAGTTTGCTCAGCAGGCGGCGGCCGCACTTTCCTACCTGCTGTTGCATCAGATGGATGCCGTGGGGCTGATCCTGCACGATTCCACGATCGGATCGGTACTCCCCACAAAAGCTCAACCTCGGCAACTCCTGCGAATCTGCAAAATGCTGGAAAGCGTCACTCCGCAGCGCGACACCGGTTTGTCCCTCGTCTGGACGGAAATTGCTAAACGCTATCTCCGTAGCCGATCCATCGTGATTCTGATCACCGATATTTTCGACGATGCGGCCCAGGTTCATCGAGCTTTGCAGCAATTTCGCTATCAGAATCAGGAAGTCATTCTGCTGCAGATTCTGGCGCCTGAGGAGGTCGAATTCCCGTTCACCCGGCCTTCCGAATTTCGATCTCTTGAGGGTAAAGATCTGCAGAGAATTCAGCCTCGTCAATTGCGCGATGAGTACCTGCGTCGGCTCCAGGAACATACGGATGAGATCAAAAGAATCACCCGTCAGTTGCGAATTGATTACCTGAGAATGCGAACCGATGAGCCGATGGATCGATTACTGGGGGCTTTCTTGCGTCGTCGGCACGGCCAGCGCGGTTAG
- a CDS encoding DUF1501 domain-containing protein, which yields MFGTQNRRHFMSHMAGMSAMSLPGLAFLNSIHAQSKELKKKQKSLIILWMGGGPSTIDLWDMKPGHANGGEHKPISTSVGGIQISEHLPTVAKQMKNMAIIRSLTTTEGDHMRGTTLMNTGRSPNPLVDFPSIGSVLSYLNRENETDLPSFISAGGGSRGPGFLGMRYAPFNVQNPGLPPENIKTPSDVTADRMKTRESMFNKLEAGFQHSTHLDKDASKSHQEVYGKAMNLVVSSKKDLFALNNQSDITRYGNNNFGKGCLLAKKLTEAGAVAVEVSLGGWDMHAGIFNALATRALPTLDKAMGSLIEDLEKSGRLKDTVVVWMGDFGRTPRINQNGGRDHYPRAWSVVVAGGNIKGGQVVGSTDAGGEMVKDNPVKINNLYATIYAALGLDPKAQIRDNLGRPTYLAADKEADVLPIKELVG from the coding sequence ATGTTCGGTACCCAGAATCGTCGGCATTTTATGAGTCACATGGCAGGGATGTCGGCCATGTCCCTTCCGGGATTGGCTTTCTTGAATTCGATTCACGCACAAAGCAAGGAATTGAAAAAGAAACAGAAGAGCCTGATCATCCTGTGGATGGGCGGCGGACCTTCCACGATCGACCTCTGGGATATGAAACCCGGTCACGCCAACGGCGGCGAACACAAGCCAATCAGCACCTCGGTAGGCGGCATCCAAATTTCCGAACACCTGCCGACCGTGGCCAAGCAGATGAAGAACATGGCCATCATCCGCAGCCTGACGACGACCGAAGGCGATCACATGCGGGGCACCACCCTCATGAACACCGGCCGCTCCCCGAATCCGCTGGTCGACTTCCCCTCGATCGGTTCGGTTCTGAGCTACCTCAATCGCGAAAATGAAACCGATCTGCCTTCCTTCATCTCGGCCGGCGGCGGATCACGCGGCCCCGGCTTCCTCGGGATGCGCTATGCTCCGTTCAACGTACAAAACCCCGGTCTTCCTCCCGAAAATATCAAGACTCCTTCGGATGTGACGGCCGACCGCATGAAAACCCGCGAAAGCATGTTCAACAAGCTGGAAGCGGGTTTCCAGCACAGCACCCACCTGGATAAGGACGCTTCGAAGTCCCACCAGGAAGTTTACGGCAAGGCCATGAATCTGGTGGTCAGCAGCAAGAAGGATCTCTTTGCTCTGAACAATCAGTCCGACATTACCCGCTACGGTAATAACAACTTCGGCAAAGGCTGCTTGCTGGCCAAGAAATTAACCGAAGCCGGAGCTGTCGCCGTCGAAGTGTCACTGGGTGGTTGGGACATGCACGCCGGTATCTTCAATGCTCTCGCTACTCGGGCTTTGCCGACGCTCGATAAAGCCATGGGATCTTTGATTGAAGACCTCGAAAAGTCGGGCCGCTTGAAAGACACGGTTGTAGTGTGGATGGGCGACTTCGGCCGAACTCCTCGCATCAATCAGAACGGTGGCCGCGACCACTATCCTCGAGCTTGGTCGGTGGTTGTCGCTGGTGGTAACATCAAGGGCGGCCAAGTGGTCGGCTCGACCGATGCCGGCGGCGAAATGGTCAAAGACAACCCGGTTAAGATCAACAATCTTTATGCGACGATCTATGCCGCACTGGGTCTTGATCCCAAGGCTCAGATCCGCGACAACCTGGGTCGTCCTACCTATCTGGCCGCCGACAAGGAAGCCGATGTGTTGCCGATCAAGGAACTGGTGGGCTAA